Proteins from a genomic interval of Salinarchaeum sp. Harcht-Bsk1:
- the gfo6 gene encoding D-xylose 1-dehydrogenase Gfo6 translates to MDIADLADDFTARDWQRTEPDPDDPLRFAMIGLGWWTVEEMLPAVAAEPGIETTVLVSSTAEKAERVASETHTDAVGIDYDAFHDGAAAEEYDAAYVCTPNALHLPYVETASELDKAVLCEKPLESTAERAERLVAAAEGIPIMTAYRMHTDPAIRVAKRLYEEGAIGDPVAVQGHMTQDVLYIAGADSWRLNPDLAGPGASVTDLGIYPINTARFVLDREPVAAQATMTSSHEAFEDVPDEVANFLIEYEGDVTGSYTASQHAQLSGSLRIIGTEGELRLEPAFFNDDRARLHYRTGEAGISEQTITFPTVDQMQVEAAYFADCLRDGREIEADAAHGLVDMRAIEAVYEAAERGERVAV, encoded by the coding sequence ATGGATATCGCCGACCTCGCCGACGACTTCACCGCGCGCGACTGGCAGCGCACCGAACCGGATCCCGACGACCCCCTGCGCTTCGCCATGATCGGCCTCGGCTGGTGGACCGTCGAAGAGATGCTCCCGGCCGTCGCCGCCGAACCGGGCATCGAGACCACCGTCCTGGTCTCCTCGACCGCCGAGAAGGCCGAGCGCGTCGCGAGCGAGACGCACACCGACGCCGTCGGCATCGACTACGACGCCTTCCACGACGGCGCGGCCGCCGAGGAGTACGACGCCGCCTACGTTTGCACGCCGAACGCGCTCCACCTGCCCTACGTCGAGACGGCTTCGGAGCTGGACAAGGCCGTGCTCTGTGAGAAGCCCCTCGAGTCGACCGCCGAGCGCGCGGAGCGGCTGGTCGCGGCCGCCGAGGGCATCCCGATCATGACCGCCTACCGGATGCACACCGATCCCGCCATCCGGGTCGCCAAGCGCCTCTACGAGGAGGGCGCCATCGGCGACCCCGTCGCCGTCCAGGGCCACATGACCCAGGACGTGCTCTACATCGCCGGCGCGGATAGCTGGCGGTTGAACCCCGACCTCGCCGGCCCGGGCGCCTCCGTCACCGACCTCGGTATCTACCCGATCAACACCGCCAGGTTCGTGCTCGACCGTGAGCCCGTCGCCGCCCAGGCCACGATGACCTCCTCCCACGAGGCCTTCGAGGACGTCCCCGACGAGGTCGCGAACTTCCTGATCGAGTACGAGGGGGACGTGACGGGCTCCTACACCGCCTCCCAGCACGCACAGCTCTCGGGCTCGCTACGCATCATCGGCACCGAGGGCGAACTCCGACTCGAACCCGCCTTCTTCAACGACGATCGCGCCCGGCTCCACTACCGGACCGGCGAGGCAGGCATCTCCGAACAGACGATCACCTTCCCCACCGTCGACCAGATGCAGGTCGAGGCCGCGTACTTCGCGGACTGTCTGCGCGACGGCCGCGAAATCGAGGCCGACGCCGCCCACGGACTGGTGGACATGCGAGCGATCGAGGCGGTGTACGAGGCGGCCGAGCGCGGGGAGCGGGTGGCGGTCTGA
- a CDS encoding alkaline phosphatase family protein → MSDGTCDGLRTLLIGIDGASHEVLAERGESVVPNLTALLDRGSSGALESQIPPWTPSAWPSLYTGVNPGKHGVYGFLAFEGYDWDVVDYADVKAHALWELLSERGFTSVVVNVPVTHPPTAFDGALVPGYTSPESPTCHPSGLLADLEAELGDYRVYDDSTDPSDDRAERIESYERLLASRGEAFRYLADRFDPDFGFLQFQQTDTVFHESPEDDRVVDAVYAAADREIGATIEACDPDVVLVASDHGIGPYDGHEFRANSFLRDRGDVATTVGEGGMPSWTSIARNRLQGDPAGGAGDADGSADASGNSAANGTAGATALERSLAVAARVGVTSQRIERVVKRLGIEDLVLRIAPADAVRAAAEQVDFPASRAYVRDRIELGVRINLEGREPEGVVPPAEYDAVRSELVDALSAVETPDGEPVFEAVRPREAVFDGPYLEDAPDVVVVPNEFDQFLSASLHDEQFGPPSEPWNHKLDGLIAVAGDVDTSVSLADRFRATADGSRTAADSPAAGDGSPTGDTHREAAHLFDVAPTVLATFGLPAAERMDGDVLPVVEPAGVERYPDYDPAADGPAGAPAATEESAVEDRLADLGYLER, encoded by the coding sequence ATGTCGGACGGAACTTGCGATGGACTACGGACGCTCCTGATCGGCATCGACGGGGCGTCCCACGAGGTGCTCGCCGAGCGTGGCGAGTCGGTGGTGCCGAATCTCACCGCGTTGCTCGACCGGGGGTCTTCGGGGGCACTCGAGTCCCAGATTCCGCCGTGGACGCCGAGCGCGTGGCCCTCGCTGTACACCGGCGTCAATCCCGGCAAACACGGTGTCTACGGCTTTTTGGCCTTCGAGGGGTACGACTGGGACGTCGTCGACTACGCCGACGTCAAGGCCCACGCGCTCTGGGAGTTGCTTTCCGAACGCGGCTTCACGAGCGTCGTCGTCAACGTCCCCGTCACGCACCCGCCGACGGCGTTCGACGGTGCGCTCGTTCCGGGCTATACCTCGCCGGAGTCGCCGACCTGTCACCCGTCTGGACTGCTCGCAGATCTCGAGGCCGAACTCGGCGACTACCGCGTCTACGACGACTCGACGGATCCGAGCGACGATCGCGCGGAGCGGATCGAGAGCTACGAACGCCTGCTCGCCTCGCGGGGGGAAGCGTTCCGCTATCTCGCGGACAGATTCGACCCCGACTTCGGCTTTCTCCAGTTCCAGCAGACCGACACCGTCTTTCACGAATCCCCGGAGGACGATCGGGTCGTCGACGCCGTCTACGCGGCTGCCGACCGCGAAATCGGCGCGACGATCGAGGCCTGCGACCCCGACGTCGTGCTCGTCGCCAGCGACCACGGGATCGGCCCCTACGACGGCCACGAGTTCCGCGCGAACAGCTTCCTCCGCGACCGCGGCGACGTGGCGACCACCGTCGGCGAGGGCGGGATGCCCAGCTGGACCTCGATCGCCCGGAACCGGCTCCAGGGAGACCCTGCCGGTGGTGCTGGGGATGCCGACGGCAGCGCGGACGCCAGCGGCAATTCAGCCGCAAACGGCACCGCTGGCGCGACCGCACTCGAACGCTCCCTCGCCGTTGCGGCTCGCGTCGGTGTGACCAGCCAGCGCATCGAGCGGGTCGTCAAGCGACTCGGGATCGAGGACCTCGTGTTGCGGATTGCGCCGGCAGACGCGGTTCGCGCGGCCGCCGAGCAGGTCGACTTCCCCGCCTCTCGGGCCTACGTCCGCGACCGCATCGAACTCGGCGTCCGGATCAACCTCGAGGGCCGCGAGCCCGAGGGCGTCGTCCCGCCCGCCGAGTACGACGCCGTCCGATCCGAACTGGTCGACGCCCTGTCCGCGGTCGAGACGCCCGACGGCGAGCCCGTCTTCGAGGCCGTTCGACCGCGCGAGGCGGTGTTCGACGGCCCGTACCTGGAGGACGCTCCTGACGTGGTCGTCGTTCCGAACGAGTTCGACCAGTTCCTCTCGGCGTCGCTCCACGACGAGCAGTTCGGGCCACCGAGCGAGCCGTGGAACCACAAGCTCGACGGGCTGATCGCGGTCGCTGGCGACGTCGATACGTCGGTCTCGCTCGCCGACAGGTTCCGTGCCACCGCCGACGGGTCTCGGACCGCCGCCGATTCGCCCGCGGCAGGTGACGGTTCTCCCACCGGCGATACCCATCGCGAAGCCGCCCACCTCTTCGACGTGGCACCGACGGTGCTCGCGACGTTCGGTCTTCCCGCTGCCGAACGCATGGACGGCGACGTGCTCCCCGTCGTCGAACCGGCGGGCGTCGAACGGTATCCGGACTACGATCCTGCTGCAGACGGGCCCGCTGGGGCGCCGGCCGCGACCGAGGAATCGGCCGTCGAGGACCGACTTGCCGACCTGGGGTATCTCGAACGATGA
- a CDS encoding GNAT family N-acetyltransferase, with translation MSVESTLLRDPAEWNALVDRSEETTPFHRYEALEVIADHSGTTLYPYAAYKGQEPVGLFPVFALRRGPLRTVFSPPPDLEISYLGPARLDGHGAKQRKAEKRHRRFVESVVDEIETEIGPHYAHVRAGTDYDDPRPLIWNDFEPTPRYTYHVDLTPDVDDLFMSFSSDVRRNVRNAEEFDYEIAEGGPAAVERIVRSVQKRHAEQGVSYNVTPAFARDLQRIMPEGVVRAYTCELRGEFVGGKLTLEDDETCYGWQTASDLDVDLPVSDLLDWTVMQRARERGLTRMDLIGANKQRLCGYKAKFNPAVQTHYSLEVSSPATDAIKAVYKRLR, from the coding sequence ATGAGCGTCGAGTCGACACTCCTGCGTGATCCCGCCGAGTGGAACGCGCTGGTCGATCGATCGGAGGAGACGACGCCGTTCCACCGCTACGAGGCCCTGGAGGTGATCGCCGACCACTCCGGGACGACACTGTACCCCTACGCCGCCTACAAGGGGCAGGAGCCGGTCGGGCTGTTCCCCGTCTTCGCGCTCCGAAGGGGCCCGCTGCGGACCGTCTTCTCGCCGCCGCCCGACCTGGAGATCAGCTACCTCGGCCCCGCTCGGCTCGACGGCCACGGCGCCAAGCAGCGCAAGGCCGAGAAGCGGCACCGCCGCTTCGTGGAGTCGGTCGTCGACGAGATCGAGACCGAGATCGGTCCGCACTACGCCCACGTCCGCGCCGGCACCGACTACGACGATCCGCGGCCGCTCATCTGGAACGACTTCGAGCCGACGCCTCGCTACACCTACCACGTCGACCTCACGCCGGACGTCGACGACCTGTTCATGTCCTTCAGCAGCGACGTCCGGCGGAACGTCCGCAATGCCGAGGAATTCGACTACGAAATCGCCGAGGGTGGACCGGCTGCCGTCGAGCGAATCGTCCGGAGCGTCCAGAAGCGTCACGCCGAGCAGGGCGTCTCCTACAACGTCACGCCCGCGTTCGCGAGGGATCTCCAGCGAATCATGCCCGAGGGCGTCGTCAGAGCCTACACCTGCGAACTCCGCGGCGAGTTCGTCGGCGGCAAACTGACGCTCGAGGACGACGAGACCTGTTACGGCTGGCAGACGGCGTCCGACCTCGACGTCGACCTTCCCGTCTCGGACCTCCTCGACTGGACGGTCATGCAGCGTGCCAGAGAGCGCGGGCTGACCAGAATGGACCTGATCGGGGCGAACAAGCAGCGGCTCTGTGGCTACAAGGCGAAGTTCAACCCGGCTGTGCAGACCCACTACAGTCTCGAAGTGAGTTCGCCGGCCACGGACGCGATCAAGGCAGTGTACAAGCGGCTCCGGTGA
- a CDS encoding PKD domain-containing protein has protein sequence MTSDLRRPGSDGSEGRRSRRDRNLASTIGALVAISVVALCLAAVPVAVTADSHANGSDPYVIEQGDQCVDVDPITNTSQTVVDFYDYRSPDTTPNATTYSSYGTTAYQADNTSVLMLYRGSEGTSLVIVHEKLHEPDTEGTNGSSATFNVTGISNDGDGWAVEDDNYDAQDDQFDHYPTYSEIDWVWSRGRTDGGAYRGLDGDVEIGIDPAFNESADLRYDDEYAGYVHDWQVITATEDGFERVSLDSLTQEVTVQDGYCAPPPNASLAVSNATPEAGLTSVPLDASDSNSSTGITEYRWDLTGNGSADEVTSDATLEHTFASAGERDVAVTVVAGDGQTDTAAVAVNVTDSTAPTAEIDAPLAAVVDEQLAISGNDSSDNDRIASYAWTFGDGTSATGATVEHSYASTGVYNLTLTVTDPSDHEATANQTVTVSQAPPNASLSAPGQATLNETVLLDASGTDAGPNATYEWVIDGTTANVTNASTYETAFAARGTHDVSVAVTDDGGFDSASATIDVYRPLNASLDATPLNVTAGEPVAFDANASTGNVTRYEWAFGDGATIADGNATVEHEYAAAGEYTAEVTAVGATGATDSTTVTVDVTPAPGPTAQLSAPGEVAVNETATLDASGSEAGPNATYEWSVDGEVLHTTSEPTYQTSFTTAGDHEVVVTVTDAGSTDDANATVSVVNESDGGDDSSGGGGDDSDDGGGGGGGGYGPPPVDPPEPEEPLETSVAVENGTIVVIAEHVDAGEAFVVDVPTNLTTGTNATGGATGSPNATGGANDSSDAAGGVNGSSPNASATAGDLDAVTLRSVEITPTSDAETLRVSFTRADRAVPGRFVRTPAFLSNASVSLASIRYEVGVDRTTMSAAGVSADDLTVYADDDGWTSVETNTSVAGPDIVVSTTVDGTTPLGVGAVGPVLYVSDVRTAGVVADGSFPIATTVRNTGSDRGDVSLPILVNGEPLATVTVTLTPGEQTVVESRVPIDGTRNVTVGAVGLRRTLPVVTITDFSARPAEPGLNETVTVEATLVNRGSGAGAFEAVLRRDGVVAATQTVSLAPGQRTTVTFRQMTSTAGTYRFTLGNVTETVNASRRSRFTGGGNGETQSAVPGFGALTAMTALAALLLVGILRRRRA, from the coding sequence ATGACGAGCGACCTGCGCCGCCCTGGGAGCGACGGATCCGAGGGCCGTCGCAGCCGGCGGGATCGGAATCTAGCGTCGACGATCGGCGCGCTGGTAGCGATCTCGGTCGTCGCACTCTGTCTGGCCGCGGTCCCGGTCGCGGTGACCGCCGACTCGCACGCGAACGGCTCGGACCCCTACGTGATCGAGCAGGGTGACCAGTGCGTCGACGTCGACCCGATCACCAACACGAGCCAGACCGTCGTCGACTTCTACGACTACCGGTCCCCCGACACGACGCCGAACGCCACGACCTACAGCTCCTACGGCACCACGGCGTACCAGGCCGACAACACCAGCGTCCTCATGCTCTATCGCGGCTCGGAGGGCACCAGTCTCGTGATCGTCCACGAGAAGCTCCACGAGCCCGACACCGAGGGAACGAACGGCAGCTCGGCGACGTTCAACGTCACCGGAATCTCGAACGATGGTGACGGTTGGGCCGTCGAGGACGATAACTACGACGCACAGGACGACCAGTTCGACCACTACCCCACCTACAGCGAGATCGACTGGGTCTGGAGCCGGGGCCGGACCGACGGTGGCGCCTATCGCGGCCTCGACGGTGACGTCGAGATCGGCATCGACCCCGCCTTCAACGAGTCCGCCGACCTCCGCTACGACGACGAGTACGCCGGCTACGTCCACGACTGGCAGGTGATCACAGCGACCGAAGACGGATTCGAGCGCGTCTCCCTCGACAGCCTCACCCAGGAGGTCACGGTCCAGGACGGCTACTGCGCCCCGCCGCCGAACGCCAGCCTCGCGGTGAGCAACGCCACGCCAGAGGCCGGCCTGACGAGCGTGCCCCTCGACGCGAGCGACTCGAATTCCTCGACGGGTATCACCGAATACCGCTGGGACCTCACCGGCAACGGGAGCGCCGACGAGGTGACCAGCGACGCCACGCTCGAGCACACCTTCGCGTCGGCCGGCGAGCGCGACGTCGCGGTCACCGTCGTCGCCGGCGACGGCCAGACCGACACCGCCGCGGTCGCCGTCAACGTCACCGACAGCACCGCGCCGACCGCCGAGATCGACGCGCCTCTCGCGGCGGTCGTCGACGAGCAACTCGCCATCTCCGGCAACGACAGCAGCGACAACGACCGGATCGCCAGCTACGCCTGGACGTTCGGCGACGGGACGAGCGCCACCGGCGCGACCGTCGAGCACAGCTACGCCAGCACGGGCGTCTACAACCTCACGCTGACGGTCACCGACCCGTCGGACCACGAAGCGACCGCGAACCAGACGGTGACCGTGAGCCAGGCGCCGCCCAACGCCTCCCTGTCGGCGCCCGGACAGGCGACCCTCAACGAGACAGTGCTGCTGGACGCCAGCGGCACCGACGCCGGCCCGAACGCGACCTACGAGTGGGTGATCGACGGCACGACCGCGAACGTCACCAACGCCTCGACCTACGAAACCGCATTCGCGGCGCGCGGCACACACGACGTGAGCGTGGCCGTGACCGACGACGGCGGCTTCGACAGCGCGAGCGCCACGATCGACGTCTACCGACCGCTGAACGCGAGCCTCGACGCCACGCCGCTGAACGTCACGGCTGGCGAACCGGTGGCCTTCGACGCGAACGCCTCGACGGGCAACGTCACCCGCTACGAGTGGGCGTTCGGCGACGGCGCCACGATCGCAGACGGGAACGCCACCGTCGAGCACGAGTACGCCGCGGCCGGCGAGTACACCGCCGAGGTCACCGCCGTCGGTGCGACCGGCGCGACCGATTCCACCACCGTCACCGTCGACGTGACCCCCGCGCCGGGTCCGACTGCCCAACTGTCGGCGCCCGGCGAAGTCGCCGTCAACGAGACGGCGACGCTCGACGCCAGCGGCTCCGAGGCCGGCCCGAACGCGACCTACGAGTGGTCCGTCGACGGCGAGGTCCTGCATACCACCAGCGAGCCGACCTACCAGACGAGCTTCACGACCGCCGGCGACCACGAGGTCGTCGTGACCGTCACCGACGCCGGGAGCACCGACGACGCGAACGCGACCGTCAGCGTGGTGAACGAGTCCGACGGTGGCGACGATTCCTCCGGCGGAGGCGGCGACGACTCGGACGACGGTGGCGGCGGGGGCGGTGGCGGGTACGGGCCCCCACCCGTGGACCCGCCGGAACCGGAGGAGCCACTCGAGACCTCGGTCGCGGTCGAGAACGGGACGATCGTCGTCATCGCCGAGCACGTCGACGCCGGCGAGGCCTTCGTCGTCGACGTTCCGACGAACCTGACGACCGGGACGAACGCGACGGGTGGCGCCACCGGCAGTCCGAACGCGACCGGAGGCGCCAACGACAGTTCGGACGCCGCGGGTGGCGTCAACGGCAGCAGCCCGAACGCGAGCGCGACTGCCGGTGACCTCGACGCAGTCACGCTACGATCGGTCGAGATCACGCCCACCTCGGACGCGGAGACGCTCAGGGTCTCGTTCACCCGGGCTGATCGTGCCGTCCCCGGCCGGTTCGTCCGCACGCCGGCGTTCCTCTCGAACGCCTCGGTGTCCCTCGCGTCGATCCGCTACGAGGTCGGGGTCGACCGCACGACGATGTCGGCGGCAGGCGTCTCTGCCGACGACCTGACCGTCTACGCCGACGACGATGGCTGGACGTCGGTCGAGACGAACACGTCCGTCGCCGGGCCGGACATCGTCGTCTCGACCACCGTCGACGGGACGACGCCACTCGGCGTCGGCGCAGTCGGGCCGGTGCTCTACGTCAGCGACGTCCGGACGGCCGGCGTCGTCGCGGACGGGTCGTTCCCCATCGCGACGACGGTCAGGAACACCGGCAGCGACCGCGGCGACGTGTCGTTGCCGATCCTCGTGAACGGCGAGCCACTCGCGACGGTCACGGTTACGCTCACGCCAGGCGAACAGACCGTCGTCGAGTCCAGGGTACCGATCGACGGCACGCGGAACGTCACCGTGGGTGCCGTCGGGCTCCGACGAACCCTCCCGGTCGTCACGATCACCGACTTCTCGGCCCGACCCGCCGAGCCAGGCCTGAACGAGACGGTCACCGTCGAGGCGACGCTGGTCAACCGCGGGAGCGGAGCGGGCGCGTTCGAGGCCGTGCTCCGCCGCGACGGCGTGGTCGCGGCGACCCAGACCGTCTCCCTCGCCCCCGGGCAGCGGACGACCGTGACCTTCCGGCAAATGACCTCGACGGCCGGAACCTACCGGTTCACCCTCGGGAACGTCACCGAGACGGTGAACGCCTCGAGGCGGTCCCGCTTCACCGGCGGCGGGAACGGCGAGACGCAGAGTGCGGTGCCCGGCTTCGGCGCGCTGACGGCGATGACGGCGCTGGCGGCGCTGTTGCTCGTCGGGATCCTTCGGCGTCGACGGGCGTAA
- a CDS encoding alcohol dehydrogenase catalytic domain-containing protein, with amino-acid sequence MRAATLTDVGDIAVEERDRPVPGPEEVLVEVGACGVCMTDFHMYHGTFAADLPVVPGHEAAGEVVAVGDDVRATAVGERVAVNPTVACNACSACKRGDTHLCANNTSIGGAADRVIDGAFAEFVRVPASNVEPIGDLPAAAAALAEPLACCVHGADRTGLQQGDSAALIGAGPIGLLLVQTLRNRGVSPIAVSEPDDERRALAAEFGADLVVDPTETDPVETIATEVGRVDAAIEAVGRVATLEQAHDLTGPGGATLVFGVPPEDAKLEVRPFEVFFEEVDLRGSYSLTQASFERAVELIRRARIDTASLVTDEIGLGELPAAFERMERGEGLRHVVRPGR; translated from the coding sequence GTGCGCGCGGCGACGCTCACGGACGTCGGCGACATCGCGGTCGAGGAGCGCGACCGACCGGTCCCGGGCCCCGAGGAGGTCCTGGTCGAGGTCGGCGCCTGCGGCGTCTGCATGACCGACTTCCACATGTACCACGGGACGTTCGCCGCCGATCTGCCGGTCGTCCCCGGCCACGAGGCCGCCGGCGAGGTCGTCGCGGTCGGCGACGACGTCCGGGCCACCGCGGTCGGCGAGCGGGTCGCGGTCAACCCGACGGTGGCCTGCAACGCCTGCTCGGCGTGCAAGCGCGGCGACACCCACCTCTGTGCGAACAACACGTCGATCGGGGGCGCCGCCGACCGCGTGATCGACGGCGCCTTCGCCGAGTTCGTCCGGGTGCCGGCGAGCAACGTCGAGCCGATCGGTGACCTGCCGGCGGCTGCGGCGGCGCTCGCGGAGCCCCTGGCCTGTTGCGTCCACGGCGCGGATCGCACCGGGCTCCAGCAGGGCGATAGCGCGGCGCTGATCGGCGCCGGGCCGATCGGCCTCTTGCTCGTCCAGACGCTCCGCAATCGCGGCGTTTCGCCGATCGCGGTTTCCGAGCCAGACGACGAGCGACGCGCGCTCGCCGCCGAGTTCGGCGCCGACCTGGTCGTCGATCCGACCGAGACCGACCCCGTCGAGACGATCGCGACCGAGGTCGGCCGGGTCGACGCCGCGATCGAGGCCGTCGGCCGCGTCGCGACGCTCGAACAGGCCCACGACCTGACCGGGCCCGGTGGTGCCACGCTCGTCTTCGGCGTCCCGCCGGAGGACGCGAAATTGGAGGTCAGGCCGTTCGAGGTGTTCTTCGAGGAGGTCGACCTGCGGGGCAGCTACTCGCTGACGCAGGCGTCCTTCGAGCGCGCCGTGGAGCTCATCCGGCGCGCCCGGATCGACACTGCGTCCCTCGTTACCGACGAGATCGGTCTCGGGGAGCTCCCGGCGGCGTTCGAGCGGATGGAGCGCGGAGAAGGGTTGCGCCACGTCGTGCGGCCAGGCAGGTGA
- the larE gene encoding ATP-dependent sacrificial sulfur transferase LarE, with amino-acid sequence MTTAAEKAAAARESIAERDGGVLIAFSGGVDSAVVAALAHDALGDDAVACTAKSETLPAAELDDAREVADAIGIRHDVVEFSELDSPDFVANDEDRCYHCRTMRLGRMYEHAKELGIETVCDGTNASDPGEGHRPGLEAVAELDATSPLLDHDISKEEVREIAAQYDLPVADKPSMACLSSRIPTGLEVTEERLTRIEKAERLLRTWGFDQFRVRDHDGLARIEVGEDELEIALDTGFAQAAREHMLDLGFDHVTLDLQGYETGSVSPGDDAAEAGPTGEASAGAEDDAATAAGDDEPLVEDVFDVDYPTSD; translated from the coding sequence ATGACCACGGCCGCAGAGAAGGCAGCCGCTGCGCGCGAGTCCATCGCCGAGCGCGACGGGGGCGTCCTGATCGCGTTCTCCGGCGGCGTCGACTCCGCCGTCGTCGCCGCGCTGGCCCACGACGCGCTCGGCGACGACGCCGTCGCCTGTACCGCCAAGAGCGAGACGCTCCCCGCGGCGGAGCTCGACGACGCCCGCGAGGTCGCCGACGCGATCGGCATCCGCCACGACGTCGTCGAGTTCTCCGAACTCGACTCGCCGGACTTCGTCGCCAACGACGAGGACCGCTGTTACCACTGCCGGACCATGCGCCTGGGCCGGATGTACGAGCACGCGAAGGAACTCGGGATCGAGACGGTCTGTGACGGCACCAACGCCTCCGATCCCGGCGAGGGGCACCGCCCCGGCCTCGAGGCCGTCGCGGAACTCGACGCCACCTCGCCGCTCCTCGACCACGACATCTCGAAGGAGGAGGTCCGCGAGATCGCTGCACAGTACGACCTGCCCGTCGCCGACAAGCCCTCGATGGCGTGTCTCTCCTCGCGGATCCCGACCGGCCTCGAGGTCACCGAGGAGCGCCTGACGCGGATCGAGAAGGCCGAGCGCCTCCTCCGGACCTGGGGGTTCGACCAGTTCCGCGTCCGGGACCACGACGGCCTCGCGCGGATCGAGGTCGGGGAAGACGAACTCGAGATCGCACTCGATACCGGGTTCGCACAGGCCGCCCGCGAGCACATGCTCGACCTGGGCTTCGATCACGTCACGCTCGACCTCCAGGGCTACGAGACGGGGAGCGTCAGTCCGGGCGACGACGCCGCGGAGGCCGGCCCCACCGGCGAAGCGTCGGCCGGTGCGGAGGACGACGCGGCAACGGCCGCCGGCGACGACGAACCGCTCGTCGAGGACGTCTTCGACGTCGACTACCCGACCTCGGACTGA
- a CDS encoding DUF5807 family protein, with translation MTDARAEFLAGERPDDVALFLSERVLDDPAPLLEYGEEVPGGVLLVMDGETGRSVFQSATEMDAMGFAGKAMKTEGEIARDLTDATCPKADDEETPDPEEHQPRFVFAFAEEENPEVGGRYAEGDVIHAYAHCSCGAAFSQNWVAGERGET, from the coding sequence ATGACCGACGCACGTGCGGAGTTTCTGGCGGGCGAGCGGCCCGACGACGTCGCCCTGTTTCTGAGCGAACGGGTGCTCGACGACCCGGCTCCGCTGCTGGAGTACGGCGAGGAAGTGCCGGGCGGCGTCCTGCTCGTGATGGACGGCGAGACCGGCCGGAGCGTCTTCCAGTCCGCGACGGAGATGGACGCGATGGGCTTCGCCGGCAAGGCGATGAAGACCGAGGGCGAGATTGCGCGGGACCTGACCGACGCGACCTGCCCGAAGGCCGACGACGAGGAGACGCCCGACCCCGAGGAGCACCAGCCGCGATTCGTGTTCGCCTTCGCCGAGGAGGAGAACCCCGAGGTCGGCGGGCGGTACGCCGAGGGCGACGTCATTCACGCCTACGCCCACTGCAGTTGTGGCGCCGCCTTCTCCCAGAACTGGGTCGCCGGCGAGCGCGGGGAGACCTGA
- a CDS encoding C-terminal binding protein, with the protein MPTVVHSDTEIIDAELLERELGDRAAIEARHTRTEAAVADALADAAVLVLDDKSPVTADVLADAEDVALIARAGTGVDTVDLEAAAEHGIPVTNVPAYGTEAVATHAIGLLTSVWQAIPRRDRAIRDGDWDWEVGRPVPRLPEATLGIVGFGRIGRRTAAYASGLDLDVLAYDPYVDADEIESHGGEKVDDLHHLAADADVLSLHAPLTAETEGMIDADVFATLPEHAVLVNTARGDIVDQDALREALDAGELRAAALDVLEEEPPGEEPLLDRDDVVTTAHAAWYSEASRRDLNETVARQVLAALDGEDPEHLVDPDAAWL; encoded by the coding sequence ATGCCCACCGTCGTCCACAGCGACACGGAGATCATCGACGCGGAACTGCTCGAACGGGAGCTCGGCGATCGCGCAGCGATCGAAGCCCGACACACCAGGACGGAGGCCGCCGTCGCGGACGCGCTCGCCGACGCCGCCGTCCTCGTGCTCGACGACAAGTCGCCGGTCACGGCCGACGTGCTCGCCGACGCTGAGGACGTCGCGCTGATCGCGAGAGCGGGCACCGGCGTCGACACGGTCGACCTCGAGGCGGCCGCCGAGCACGGGATTCCGGTCACGAACGTCCCGGCCTACGGCACCGAAGCGGTCGCGACGCACGCCATCGGCCTGCTCACGAGCGTCTGGCAGGCGATCCCTCGGCGCGACCGCGCCATCCGGGACGGTGACTGGGACTGGGAGGTCGGGCGTCCCGTCCCGCGGCTTCCGGAGGCCACGCTCGGCATCGTCGGCTTCGGCCGGATCGGCCGTCGGACCGCCGCGTACGCCAGCGGCCTCGACCTCGACGTGCTCGCCTACGATCCGTACGTCGACGCCGACGAGATCGAATCCCACGGCGGCGAGAAGGTCGACGACCTCCACCACCTTGCCGCCGACGCCGACGTCCTCTCGCTGCACGCCCCGCTCACCGCGGAGACCGAGGGGATGATCGACGCGGACGTCTTCGCTACGCTCCCGGAGCACGCCGTCCTGGTCAACACCGCCCGCGGGGACATCGTCGATCAGGACGCCCTGCGCGAGGCCCTGGATGCTGGCGAGTTGCGGGCCGCCGCGCTCGACGTCCTCGAGGAAGAACCACCGGGTGAGGAGCCGCTGCTCGATCGCGACGACGTCGTCACGACCGCGCACGCAGCCTGGTACTCCGAGGCGTCCCGGCGCGATCTCAACGAGACCGTCGCACGGCAGGTGCTGGCGGCACTCGACGGCGAGGACCCCGAGCACCTCGTGGATCCCGACGCGGCCTGGCTGTAG